A DNA window from Tenuifilaceae bacterium CYCD contains the following coding sequences:
- a CDS encoding all-trans-retinol 13,14-reductase has translation MYPSNGKYDVVIIGSGLGGLLCGYILFRNGYKVAIFEKNAQIGGCLQTFKRNGVKFDTGMHYVGSLDEGQMLNKVWKYLNLFEDVKLSKLDPSGFDIISIAGKRYRFAAGFDNYVKGLCERFPDEKESIEKYVEAVRTIGKSSPLYNLQRPHDNLYIESDYFKKSVNEFINGIVSNEELRNVLVGNLPLYAGERNRTPIYVHALIQNFYIQSAFRIIGGGDAVSSSLAKSIRKMGGEIFNNSEVTHINCNDEKAVSITLKNGEIVEGEKFISNIHPQSTLDMINSKLIRKAYRDRVSGLENTVSNFTVYILFKKNSVPYHNFNYYHFDEPDVWKSKDFTLENIEKSYFYIHQCDEENQKYARAASVICYMKYSDVAKWEGTKLGKRGKDYEEFKEQIAKRLLAKLEQAFPNTIDNIEAYYTSTPLTYFDYTATKEGSMYGVLRDVNSPSSTMVSQRTKIPNMFLTGQNINSHGVLGVTIGALITCAEFVGINKIIDDINNAK, from the coding sequence ATGTATCCGAGTAACGGAAAATATGATGTTGTAATAATTGGCAGCGGCCTTGGCGGCTTGCTTTGTGGCTATATTCTCTTCAGGAATGGATACAAAGTGGCAATATTTGAGAAGAACGCACAGATTGGTGGATGTCTACAAACATTCAAACGGAATGGTGTTAAGTTCGATACGGGCATGCACTACGTGGGTAGTCTTGATGAGGGTCAAATGCTCAACAAGGTTTGGAAGTATTTAAACCTATTTGAGGATGTTAAGTTAAGCAAACTCGACCCTTCGGGATTCGATATAATTTCCATAGCAGGGAAACGCTACCGTTTTGCGGCGGGTTTCGATAATTATGTAAAGGGTTTATGCGAAAGGTTTCCTGACGAAAAAGAGAGCATCGAAAAGTATGTGGAGGCCGTAAGAACTATTGGGAAATCTTCGCCCTTGTACAACCTGCAAAGGCCACACGATAATCTTTACATCGAATCCGATTATTTTAAGAAAAGCGTAAATGAGTTTATTAACGGAATAGTTTCCAATGAAGAGTTAAGGAATGTGCTTGTTGGTAATCTTCCGCTTTATGCAGGCGAAAGGAATAGAACCCCAATTTATGTTCATGCGCTAATTCAGAATTTTTATATTCAGAGTGCATTCCGGATTATTGGTGGTGGCGATGCCGTTTCCTCATCTCTGGCAAAATCCATTCGAAAAATGGGCGGTGAGATTTTTAACAACTCAGAGGTGACACATATTAACTGCAACGATGAAAAGGCGGTTTCAATAACTCTTAAAAATGGTGAAATAGTAGAAGGCGAAAAGTTCATATCCAATATACACCCGCAGAGCACCTTGGATATGATTAATAGTAAGTTGATACGGAAGGCTTATCGCGATAGGGTTTCTGGCTTAGAGAATACTGTTTCAAATTTTACGGTTTACATTCTTTTCAAGAAGAATTCAGTTCCGTACCATAATTTCAACTATTACCATTTCGATGAGCCTGATGTGTGGAAAAGTAAAGATTTCACTTTGGAGAACATCGAGAAAAGTTATTTCTATATTCACCAGTGCGACGAGGAAAATCAGAAATATGCACGAGCTGCATCGGTTATTTGCTATATGAAGTATAGTGATGTGGCAAAATGGGAAGGAACCAAACTTGGTAAGCGTGGTAAGGATTACGAGGAGTTTAAGGAGCAAATTGCTAAACGATTACTGGCAAAACTCGAACAGGCGTTTCCTAATACCATAGATAATATTGAGGCCTACTATACTTCTACTCCTTTAACATATTTTGATTACACAGCAACCAAGGAGGGATCGATGTATGGCGTTTTACGCGATGTAAATTCCCCTTCGAGCACAATGGTGTCGCAGCGAACAAAGATTCCTAATATGTTTTTAACCGGACAAAATATTAACTCTCATGGGGTTTTGGGTGTTACTATTGGTGCACTCATTACCTGCGCCGAGTTTGTTGGAATAAATAAAATTATTGATGATATTAACAATGCAAAATAA
- a CDS encoding B12-binding domain-containing radical SAM protein yields the protein MKFKLIYPRWKKLEGQTTFTLPPHGPVVMAAALPSYVEVSFTDENVEEINFDEECDFVGISTMLSTQIKRGWEIATEYRKRGKKVIFGGISTMLHAEETMQYADSVFLGEAEGRMEEVFDDFRNNRLKKVYNFMLQHPDIGLVGPARRDILKRELYNHKGVQMVDLFHASRGCRYSCYPCAVSYLGGRQFRPRPIDKSIEELNTIQNNRLFIVDNSLAQNTEWEMQLFKEMIPLKKKWISHTIEDDPKVLDLAAQAGAWYVYQAVFDTSDYIKERIKKYHDHGIGVEGTILLGLDDQTEDDIKRLIDFLLEIDLDLAEFTVLTPFPHTKVYDDLMRQGRIFDHDWNNYNAGKVVYQPKNMTPQRLQELYNYAWDTFYKDETQEQKMFNLFAKVLLREMQDNTYVPRDRKLVNKTFGKDVVRNK from the coding sequence ATGAAGTTTAAACTGATTTACCCACGGTGGAAAAAGCTCGAAGGCCAAACCACATTTACACTTCCTCCTCATGGACCAGTGGTAATGGCTGCTGCTTTGCCATCGTATGTTGAAGTGTCGTTTACCGATGAGAATGTTGAAGAAATAAATTTCGACGAGGAGTGCGATTTTGTTGGTATTTCAACTATGTTGAGTACACAAATAAAGAGAGGATGGGAGATTGCTACGGAGTATCGTAAGCGTGGGAAAAAAGTAATTTTTGGTGGAATTTCCACCATGCTCCATGCCGAGGAAACTATGCAGTATGCCGATTCTGTATTCCTTGGTGAGGCTGAAGGTAGAATGGAAGAGGTTTTTGATGATTTCAGGAATAATAGGCTGAAGAAGGTTTACAACTTTATGCTTCAGCATCCCGATATTGGATTGGTTGGACCTGCCCGTAGAGATATTCTTAAGCGCGAACTTTATAACCACAAGGGTGTTCAGATGGTAGATTTATTCCATGCTTCACGCGGATGTCGTTACTCATGTTACCCATGTGCCGTATCGTATTTGGGCGGACGTCAATTCCGTCCTCGTCCCATCGATAAGTCAATTGAGGAGTTGAATACAATTCAGAATAATCGATTATTCATTGTGGATAACTCCTTGGCGCAAAACACCGAGTGGGAAATGCAGCTTTTTAAGGAGATGATTCCTTTGAAGAAAAAATGGATTAGCCATACTATCGAGGACGATCCAAAAGTGCTAGATCTTGCTGCGCAGGCAGGTGCATGGTATGTTTATCAGGCAGTATTCGATACCTCCGATTACATAAAGGAGCGTATAAAAAAATACCACGATCATGGAATCGGTGTGGAGGGTACAATTCTTTTGGGTCTCGACGATCAAACCGAGGATGATATTAAGCGACTAATCGATTTCTTGCTGGAGATTGACTTGGATCTTGCCGAATTTACAGTTCTTACTCCATTCCCACATACTAAAGTGTACGATGATTTAATGCGCCAAGGTCGCATATTCGATCACGACTGGAATAACTATAACGCTGGAAAGGTTGTTTATCAACCTAAAAATATGACTCCTCAACGATTGCAGGAACTCTACAACTATGCTTGGGACACATTCTATAAGGATGAGACTCAAGAGCAAAAGATGTTCAATTTATTTGCAAAAGTGCTACTCCGCGAGATGCAGGATAATACTTACGTTCCTCGCGATAGAAAGCTTGTGAATAAAACATTTGGTAAGGATGTAGTTAGAAATAAATAG
- a CDS encoding phenylacetate--CoA ligase — translation MNSSKYIPEIEFQSPEIIKKFQEDRMAETLAYLSTQSPFYKDLFQKSRIDPLKIKKLEDLQHIPYVEKHHLQERNQDFVCVPKNKIVDYITTSGTLGDPVTFAMSDKDLDRLAYNEAISFACAGGNSEDVYQLMTTIDKRFMAGLAYFLGIRKLGAGIIRVGNGIPELQWDTIQRIKPNAIICVPSFILKIIRYAEENGIDYKNSSIKKAICIGENLREQDFSLNLLGEKIKEKWDIELYSTYASTEMASTFCECQYGRGGHHHPELIITELLDKDGNVVKDGEVGELTITTLGVEAMPLLRFKTGDVARFHCEPCACGRTTKRISPIIGRTNQMIKFKGTTLYPAAIFDVLDHIDYIENYLVEVSDSECGTDNIKVFVGAKKHEVQIVKELKDSFRAKLRVAPDVEIMEIDKIKKIQSPEINRKPIKFIDKRSSTIK, via the coding sequence ATGAATAGTTCAAAATATATTCCAGAGATAGAGTTTCAATCTCCTGAAATAATCAAAAAGTTTCAGGAAGACAGAATGGCCGAGACCTTGGCGTATTTAAGTACGCAATCTCCTTTCTACAAGGATCTATTTCAGAAAAGTAGGATAGATCCATTAAAGATTAAAAAACTCGAGGATTTACAGCATATCCCTTATGTAGAGAAGCATCACTTGCAGGAACGAAACCAAGATTTTGTATGTGTTCCTAAAAACAAAATAGTTGATTATATAACCACTTCGGGAACGCTTGGCGATCCTGTTACCTTTGCGATGAGCGATAAGGATTTGGATAGGCTTGCCTATAACGAGGCTATTTCGTTTGCCTGTGCAGGTGGTAATTCCGAGGATGTTTACCAGTTGATGACCACAATTGATAAGCGCTTTATGGCAGGGCTAGCATATTTCCTTGGAATCAGGAAACTTGGTGCAGGTATTATTCGGGTTGGGAATGGAATTCCCGAACTTCAATGGGATACAATACAAAGGATAAAACCTAATGCAATTATTTGTGTGCCTTCTTTTATCCTGAAGATCATACGTTATGCCGAAGAGAATGGAATTGACTATAAAAACTCAAGCATCAAAAAAGCAATTTGCATAGGTGAGAATTTACGGGAGCAGGATTTTTCATTAAATCTTTTAGGCGAGAAGATAAAGGAAAAATGGGATATAGAGCTTTACTCAACTTATGCCTCTACTGAGATGGCTTCAACATTTTGCGAGTGTCAGTACGGACGGGGAGGGCATCATCATCCAGAACTAATTATTACGGAGCTGCTCGATAAGGATGGTAATGTAGTGAAGGATGGTGAAGTGGGGGAGTTAACCATTACTACTTTGGGCGTTGAGGCCATGCCTCTTTTAAGGTTTAAGACTGGCGATGTTGCCCGCTTTCATTGCGAGCCCTGTGCGTGTGGTAGAACCACAAAGCGAATTAGCCCAATCATTGGCCGCACCAACCAGATGATTAAGTTTAAGGGAACTACATTGTATCCAGCAGCTATTTTCGATGTTCTGGATCACATTGATTATATCGAAAACTATTTGGTTGAAGTTTCCGACAGCGAGTGTGGAACTGATAACATCAAGGTTTTTGTTGGTGCAAAAAAACATGAGGTGCAGATTGTTAAAGAGTTGAAGGACTCGTTTAGGGCTAAATTAAGAGTTGCCCCGGACGTTGAGATAATGGAGATTGATAAAATTAAAAAAATACAATCGCCCGAGATTAACCGCAAACCAATAAAGTTTATCGATAAAAGAAGTTCAACAATAAAGTAG
- a CDS encoding acyltransferase produces the protein MIHEFDDLRPYNDAEIPAAMQRIASDPLLDVVAANFFKGITIDDVKALLLSVKTVDEFQHKIMHRIINGIAQQTTSGVEVSGFDHLDKNKSYLFVANHRDIVLDSAFLQAGLDANGFRTTEITFGSNLMKPQFAVDFGKSNKMFKVIRDGSVRDFIKNSLHLSKYIRHTITRKNESIWIAQRSGRTKNGNDLTDQGIIKMFAMSAENHHEVEALLDLNIVPLAISYQIEPCDYLKARELFLSQSGPYKKDEWEDLNSIVEGVKNYKGKVNIQIMPPINNKIAQLKSATKNELYKLVAGIIDEEIYKGYKLFNYNYIAYDLLNSTNKYEGNYTPEDKATFIAEMNRKIDPMGLPSDDVKRFYLSIYANPVVNHL, from the coding sequence ATGATTCACGAGTTTGACGATTTACGCCCCTATAACGATGCGGAGATACCTGCAGCAATGCAAAGAATTGCAAGCGATCCATTGTTGGATGTTGTTGCTGCTAATTTTTTTAAGGGTATCACAATTGATGATGTTAAGGCGCTGCTGTTGAGTGTTAAAACTGTTGATGAGTTCCAGCATAAAATAATGCATAGGATAATTAATGGTATTGCTCAGCAAACAACCAGTGGAGTTGAGGTATCGGGGTTTGATCATCTTGATAAAAATAAAAGTTACCTTTTTGTTGCAAATCATAGGGATATTGTACTCGACTCGGCATTCCTACAGGCGGGATTGGATGCTAATGGGTTTCGAACGACCGAAATTACATTTGGCAGCAACCTTATGAAACCTCAGTTTGCTGTCGATTTTGGTAAATCTAACAAAATGTTCAAGGTTATTCGCGATGGCAGTGTAAGGGACTTTATCAAAAACTCATTGCATTTATCAAAATATATTAGGCATACAATTACCCGAAAGAATGAATCTATCTGGATTGCGCAACGGAGTGGCCGAACCAAAAATGGTAATGATTTAACGGATCAGGGTATCATCAAAATGTTCGCGATGAGCGCTGAAAATCATCACGAGGTTGAGGCGTTGCTCGATTTAAATATAGTTCCTCTTGCTATTTCGTACCAAATTGAACCTTGCGATTACTTGAAAGCTCGAGAACTATTCTTGTCTCAATCGGGTCCCTATAAAAAGGATGAGTGGGAGGATTTAAACAGTATAGTTGAGGGCGTGAAAAATTACAAAGGGAAAGTCAACATTCAAATAATGCCACCCATCAACAATAAAATTGCGCAACTAAAATCTGCTACAAAGAATGAACTATACAAGTTGGTTGCAGGTATTATTGATGAGGAGATATATAAAGGGTATAAGTTATTTAACTACAACTACATTGCGTACGACCTCCTAAATAGCACCAATAAGTACGAAGGTAATTATACTCCGGAAGATAAGGCTACTTTTATTGCCGAGATGAATCGTAAGATTGACCCTATGGGGTTGCCTTCCGATGATGTGAAACGGTTTTACCTTAGTATTTATGCCAACCCTGTTGTGAACCACCTATAA
- a CDS encoding 4-hydroxybenzoyl-CoA thioesterase, translating into MSDINLVSKKVVTIRFNEVDSMGIVWHGSYVKYFEDGREAFGKEFNIGYLDIFASGFYAPLVCLDFNYKKPLIYGDEITVITKYINTEAAKIMFEYEIVNNKTNEIVTTGKSTQVFLDKNYQLILYSPEFYVNWKKNHHLL; encoded by the coding sequence ATGAGCGATATAAATTTAGTTAGCAAAAAAGTAGTCACCATCCGTTTCAACGAGGTGGATTCAATGGGAATTGTATGGCATGGGTCGTATGTAAAATACTTTGAAGACGGAAGAGAGGCTTTCGGAAAAGAGTTCAACATTGGCTACCTCGATATTTTCGCGAGTGGATTTTACGCACCATTAGTTTGCTTGGATTTCAACTACAAAAAACCGCTAATTTACGGTGACGAAATAACCGTTATCACAAAATACATCAATACCGAGGCTGCAAAAATCATGTTCGAGTACGAGATAGTAAACAATAAAACCAACGAAATTGTTACCACAGGTAAAAGCACCCAGGTTTTCTTGGATAAAAACTATCAACTTATACTATACAGCCCCGAATTTTATGTCAACTGGAAGAAGAATCACCACCTTTTATAG